A DNA window from Camelina sativa cultivar DH55 chromosome 13, Cs, whole genome shotgun sequence contains the following coding sequences:
- the LOC104738230 gene encoding uncharacterized protein LOC104738230, which yields MENQKKNATEVTVKIDNMYSELNGRIESLKSHMRVLENQVAQSAARVKAPPGTLPGKNEANPKKYDQEGNHDEPLNNIPDNVAKRRTTVPEEKQPSGSQQPYAPRLPFPTRRKSKIQEREYEKLKSVVGELQVRLPFIEAVRMVPSLKKYMKEILTDKLSLEKGVMSNNVENPQDQVYPPRPQQNNFAQGFQNKGTGFGGSNFQQKPQVNNFAQGYQPVAPQAAVPQESKLEQMMHALMENQKKNATEVTVKIDNMYSELNGRIESLNSHMRVLENQVAQSAARVKAPPGTLPGKNEANPKKYDQEGNHDEPLNNIPDNVAKRRTTVPEEKQPSGSQQPYAPRLPFPTRRKSKIQEREYEKLKSVVGELQVRLPFIEAVRMVPSLKKYMKEILTDKLSLEKGVMYLTQECSSMLQNRMPEKCGDPGPFTLPCTIGDLKFSKCLCDLGASVSLMPLSVATRLGLYTFKPTQVTLVLADRSTRRPEGVLENLPVQIGNCYIPTDFIVLKLDEESQEPILLGRPFLATAGAMINVKEGKIDLHMDDLILRFNLEKAAKKLTIDGQTFWVDTIGEIAGEIYDEVCTSDHLAVALTKTEPELGYLSEETESLARTLDAAAVLKHEVLFINLQHGLTDPENGLTDPTPPVEASDKGDGLTIPGDRSADPKICPGTKSNQEDWSELKAPKLDLKPLPEGLRYAYLRPNSTYPVIINSNLNNVETALLLCELRKYRKALGYSLDDISGISPELCSHRIHLEDPSKSSIEHQRRLNPNLKEVVKKEILKLLGAGVIFPISDSTWVSPVHVVPKKGGVTVVANEKNELIPTRTVTGHRMWIEVDKAKLEVMSSLQPPKTVKDIRRFLGHAGFYRRFIKDFSKIARPLTQLLCKDISFEFTADCLEAFLTIKQALISAPIVQPPDWDLPFEVMCDASDFAVGAVLGQRKDGKLHVVYYASRTLDGTQTKYATTEKELLAIVFAFEKFRSYLVGSKVIVHTDHAALCYLLTKKDAKPRLLRWILLLQEFNLEIRDKKGIENGVADHLSRLRIDEEIPIDDRLPEENVYVVAAFLDCYKEKADIKVLQQTVNDLPWYADIANYLCAVEEPPNFTGYAKKKFLRDVQRYFWDEPFLYKHCADGLYRRCVPESEVQGILFHCHGSNYAGHFATFKTATKVLQAGLWWPTLFRDAHDFVSRCDSCQRRGNISKRNEMPQNFILEIEVFDCWGIDFMGPFPPSYGNLYILVAVDYVSKWVEAVASPTNDSKVVLKMFKHIIFPRFGVPRVVISDGGTHFINKLFANLLRKHGVTHKVATPYHPQTSGQVEISNREIKSILEKTVNSTRKDWFLKLDEALWVYRTAYKTPIGTTPFWLVYGKSCHLPVEFEYHSLWATKQMNFNLKSAAEKRLIQLNELDEIRMDAYENTKIYKERTKALHDKKIVPRDFAANDLVLLFNSKLKIFPGKLRSRWSGPFRIKEVMPNGAVVLWDQEGKEFTVNGQRLKLYLAEYDPIEISLPLEEPLAA from the exons ATGGAGAACCAGAAGAAAAATGCCACTGAGGTGACTGTCAAGATCGACAACATGTATTCTGAGCTGAATGGGAGAATCGAATCGTTAAAGTCTCACATGAGAGTGTTGGAAAACCAAGTGGCACAATCCGCAGCTAGAGTCAAGGCACCTCCAGGGACACTTCCAGGAAAAAACGAGgctaatccaaaaaaatac GATCAGGAAGGCAACCATGACGAACCTCTCAACAATATTCCTGATAATGTTGCTAAACGTAGAACAACAGTTCCTGAAGAAAAGCAACCCAGTGGATCGCAGCAACCCTACGCACCCAGACTACCTTTCCCTACTCGCCGCAAATCAAAGATTCAGGAGCGAGAATATGAGAAGCTGAAGTCAGTAGTAGGGGAGCTTCAGGTTAGACTCCCTTTCATCGAAGCAGTAAGGATGGTTCCATCTCTTAAGAAGTATATGAAGGAAATTCTAACCGACAAGCTCAGTTTGGAGAAAGGAGTGAT GAGCAATAACGTCgagaatcctcaggatcaggtCTACCCACCGCGACCTCAGCAGAACAACTTTGCACAGGGCTTCCAGAACAAGGGTACAGGTTTTGGAGGATCGAATTTCCAACAAAAACCTCAGGTCAACAACTTCGCGCAAGGGTATCAACCGGTTGCACCGCAGGCAGCAGTCCCACAGGAGAGCAAACTGGAACAGATGATGCATGCTCTGATGGAGAACCAGAAGAAAAATGCCACTGAGGTGACTGTCAAGATCGACAACATGTATTCTGAGCTGAATGGGAGAATCGAATCGTTAAACTCTCACATGAGAGTGTTGGAAAACCAAGTGGCACAATCCGCAGCTAGAGTCAAGGCACCTCCAGGGACACTTCCAGGAAAAAACGAGgctaatccaaaaaaatac GATCAGGAAGGCAACCATGACGAACCTCTCAACAATATTCCTGATAATGTTGCTAAACGTAGAACAACAGTTCCTGAAGAAAAGCAACCCAGTGGATCGCAGCAACCCTACGCACCCAGACTACCTTTCCCTACTCGCCGCAAATCAAAGATTCAGGAGCGAGAATATGAGAAGCTGAAGTCAGTAGTAGGGGAGCTTCAGGTTAGACTCCCTTTCATCGAAGCAGTAAGGATGGTTCCATCTCTTAAGAAGTATATGAAGGAAATTCTAACCGACAAGCTCAGTTTGGAGAAAGGAGTGATGTACCTTACACAAGAGTGCAGTTCTATGCTCCAAAATCGAATGCCTGAAAAATGTGGGGATCCGGGACCGTTTACCCTGCCTTGCACGATAGGAGATCTCAAGTTCAGCAAATGCCTTTGCGACCTGGGAGCGAGCGTGAGCCTTATGCCACTCAGTGTTGCGACACGACTTGGCCTCTACACCTTCAAACCGACCCAAGTCACCCTCGTCCTTGCTGATCGTTCCACTCGACGCCCGGAAGGAGTGTTGGAGAACCTACCAGTGCAAATTGGGAACTGCTACATTCCTACTGATTTCATAGTTCTGAAGCTTGACGAGGAATCCCAAGAACCGATCCTACTTGGAAGACCTTTCTTGGCCACGGCTGGTGCGATGATAAACGTCAAGGAGGGGAAGATCGATTTACACATGGATGATCTGATTTTGAGATTTAATTTGGAGAAAGCAGCTAAGAAACTTACGATTGATGGTCAAACCTTCTGGGTTGATACAATAGGCGAAATAGCAGGTGAGATCTATGATGAAGTGTGTACAAGTGATCATCTGGCTGTAGCACTCACCAAGACGGAACCAGAGCTGGGATATCTCTCTGAGGAGACTGAGAGCTTGGCTAGGACACTCGATGCTGCAGCAGTTCTGAAACATGAAGTCCTATTCATCAATCTGCAACATGGACTGACTGATCCGGAAAATGGACTGACCGATCCAACTCCTCCTGTGGAAGCATCCGATAAAGGCGACGGATTGACCATTCCAGGCGACAGATCAGCTGATCCCAAAATTTGCCCTGGGACAAAATCAAATCAGGAGGATTGGAGCGAACTCAAGGCTCCAAAGTTGGACTTAAAGCCACTCCCAGAAGGGCTAAGGTACGCGTATCTCAGACCTAACTCCACATATCCGGTTATCATTAACTCTAACCTGAACAATGTTGAAACCGCACTCTTGCTCTGCgagttaagaaaatataggaagGCTTTGGGTTATTCCTTAGATGACATTTCAGGTATATCACCAGAGTTGTGCTCACATCGGATTCACCTCGAAGATCCATCTAAGTCTTCCATCGAACACCAAAGGAGGCTAAATCCGAACCTCAAGGAAGtggtgaagaaggagatccTCAAACTGTTGGGAGCCGGAGTTATTTTCCCAATCTCTGACAGCACTTGGGTGAGCCCAGTCCATGTAGTGCCGAAGAAAGGAGGGGTGACAGTAGTTGCAAATGAGAAAAACGAGTTGATCCCCACCAGGACAGTAACAGGGCATCGCATGT GGATAGAAGTCGACAAAGCCAAGTTAGAGGTCATGTCCAGTCTACAACCTCCGAAAACCGTTAAAGACATTCGCAGATTCCTTGGCCATGCGGGATTTTATCGGAGGTTCATAAAGGATTTTTCCAAGATAGCCAGACCACTCACCCAGCTGCTGTGCAAGGACATCTCTTTTGAGTTTACTGCAGATTGTTTGGAGGCTTTCCTGACAATCAAACAAGCACTGATCTCGGCTCCGATAGTGCAACCACCCGATTGGGATCTGCCATTCGAAGTTATGTGCGATGCAAGTGATTTTGCAGTGGGAGCGGTTCTGGGACAACGCAAAGATGGTAAGTTGCATGTTGTTTACTATGCTAGCAGGACACTTGATGGGACACAGACCAAGTACGCCACAACAGAAAAGGAATTACTCGCCATAgtctttgcctttgaaaaattcagatCCTATCTGGTTGGATCCAAAGTTATTGTACACACAGATCACGCTGCACTGTGCTACTTGTTAACTAAGAAAGATGCTAAACCGAGATTGCTGCGATGGATACTACTACTGCAGGAGTTCAATCTTGAGATAAGAGACAAGAAGGGGATTGAGAATGGGGTCGCGGACCACCTTTCTAGGTTGAGAATTGATGAAGAAATCCCCATAGATGACCGACTCCCTGAGGAAAATGTGTATGTGGTTGCAGCCTTCCTCGACTGCTACAAGGAGAAAGCTGATATTAAAGTACTTCAACAAACAGTTAACGATTTGCCATGGTATGCCGATATCGCAAACTATTTGTGTGCAGTAGAAGAACCTCCGAACTTCACTGGATATGCTAAGAAGAAGTTCCTCAGAGATGTGCAACGCTACTTTTGGGATGAGCCTTTTCTTTACAAGCATTGTGCTGACGGCCTCTACAGGAGATGTGTTCCAGAATCAGAAGTACAAGGAATTCTTTTTCATTGCCACGGTTCTAACTACGCGGGACACTTCGCCACTTTCAAAACCGCGACAAAAGTGCTCCAAGCAGGCCTCTGGTGGCCTACTTTATTCCGAGATGCACACGACTTTGTCTCCCGATGCGACTCTTGCCAACGACGTGGGAACATCAGCAAACGGAAcgagatgccacaaaactttaTCTTGGAAATCGAGGTGTTTGACTGTTGGGGAATCGACTTCATGGGGCCTTTTCCACCCTCTTATGGCAATCTCTATATACTTGTTGCAGTGGATTACGTTTCCAAATGGGTTGAAGCTGTCGCAAGTCCTACTAATGATTCGAAGGTGGTTCTCAAGATGTTCAAGCACATAATTTTTCCACGGTTTGGTGTTCCTAGGGTGGTAATAAGCGATGGGGGCACTCACTTTATCAACAAGCTTTTTGCAAACCTTTTGCGAAAACATGGCGTGACACACAAGGTCGCTACCCCTTACCATCCACAGACCAGTGGGCAGGTCGAGATCTCTAATCGAGAAATCAAGAGCATCTTGGAGAAGACAGTCAACTCAACCAGAAAGGATTGGTTCTTAAAACTCGATGAGGCATTATGGGTATATCGGACTGCTTACAAAACACCCATCGGTACCACCCCTTTTTGGCTGGTTTATGGGAAATCATGTCACTTGCCTGTTGAGTTTGAGTATCATTCCTTATGGGCGACCAAGCAGATGAACTTCAACCTCAAATCCGCAGCAGAAAAACGCCTTATTCAGCTGAATGAGCTTGATGAGATTCGCATGGATGCTTATGAGAACACCAAGATATACAAAGAGAGGACCAAAGCCTTACACGACAAGAAGATTGTCCCCAGGGATTTTGCTGCGAACGATTTGGTCCTTCTTTTCAACTCAAAGCTGAAGATATTTCCTGGGAAGTTGCGTTCCCGTTGGTCCGGACCTTTTCGAATCAAGGAAGTCATGCCTAATGGTGCTGTTGTACTTTGGGACCAAGAGGGCAAAGAATTCACTGTCAATGGTCAGCGTCTTAAACTGTACCTAGCGGAGTATGACCCAATTGAGATTTCCCTCCCTCTGGAGGAACCACTAGCTGCCTAA